GGTTAAAGGAGATGCTAAGTTTTGGGTGATATTTGGAGTATTAAATctgatattttattaaaaaaaggcgagtaaagaaatatttggagtagtatttattttatttttaatacagCTGATTAAGAGGTGACTAAAAACAAAGAAAGTGTTAACTTTTAGACAAGATATCGGATATTTTTTcagagattttatttttaataaaaaaaagaggctATCCaagattaattttaatattatctcaGGCCCTTTTCCAACTCTTTCCACCATTCCATTATAGACAAAGTAGTTCGGctaactaaaaatataaaaaattactaaataataatttaaatttaaacccAATTGCGTTGTATGGTTATCTAGAATGTCCCACTAAGCCTTAAGCCCCATAACCCCTCTATTTGTTCAGAATGGGGCAGTCTGTGTTATGGACTGCCGTCTGTAGGGCTTAAAGGGGATTTATAACTCACCTGGTGGAGGCAGCAGGTAACtggtggctggctggctggcgaTAAGAAGGAGGCCACGCGCAAGAGTTTCGGAATAGGGAATAGCAATACCAATTACTCGTTCACTTTCGATTTGATCGGCCGATAAGGCATTAACACAAAAAATCGGTGTTAACACTTTCGGGTTTAAATAAAGAACCAAAAACACACtttatttccaaaaatccgtagatctttttcaattttttttttataaattttcttgttttatttttcacgtTTTATGTGTGTCTCGCTTGCTCTTTGGGGCGGGGAAGGGGGGCGCCTTTTATCGGTCTGTTCGTTTTAACCGGTTTTTGTTTATGCTGTATGTTTATGCTGCTGGTTCGCGgggcgagtgtgtgtgtgttgttgtttcttttaCTCCTTTTGGCTAGCTGCTTGGAAAATATGCTGCAATTGCATCTACCAGAATGTTGGACATATATTCCCAGCCACTTGTTGAATTTAAATACACAAACTTCGACACTCCCgcaataaaaaaagtaaaatagtAAACAAGACACGGATTGAAACGTTCACGCAGGCGCAGAGCGAAGAGTTTTTCAATGGAATTTTGGTACACGGGTGTTAAAATATTCTTGGCCCGTTGGGTTTTTCTTCGCATTGAGTTTTCCCGACTATTGGTTTTCCCCGCTACGACTTGAGTTTTCTTTGGCTTGACTCGCACAACTTTCCGCACGACGCGACTCGTATACCTGAACACCGAACACCTGTTGCGCGAAATGTTTATGTCGGTTGGCTTACGTTGCTTTTCGAAGTGTGACCGTTTCGATGAAAGCGGGTACAGTTTACAGCATCTTAACAGACATTCCATCATACAGCTCTTTCTGTTAAAAACGATAGGCAATAGAGATGATACTGTTGTTGGGGTCCATCcaatttttggtttatttctATTAATAATGGCAATTTGAACTTTACAGACTGAGTTAATAAagaatttataatatatttttttctcgttTCTTTAAAAGAGTCCAGAAATCTCTTTTTTCTATCAAAACTTTTTTGGAATTTCCCAATATCATTTAcctcttttttttagttgAATTCTAATATTAAATGTCACAGTAtatgtaatttatataataaaaatgtcaaaagtTTCAAAGAGAATCCCTTGAAACCCATTTCCCGCTCGATTTCAAAAAGGAAGTGACCAAAAATAACATTTCACTTGGCCACACTGAATCACGCACACACCCGCTTCATAATTCAAACAAACGGCAAATTAGTATCTTCTCACAATagcagttttttaatttaattttatttgtttggaCCAAATTTGTGTTCTTGTTTTGTTATAATTTGATCGGTGTCGCCATGTCCCATCCCAACAACAATGTGCTGCGCCCCAAGGACAACGCACTGTCCTGGAAACCGGAAAACTCGGCTCATGTCCTTGGCTTGCAGAAGAAAAACTTGCTTCAGACGAAAAAGGTGGGTGTTTTCTGCTAGGTATTTGGGAAATATTAATGTAAAAACCTTGCGATTCAGCCGAACGGCGAAAACTTGGCACCTGCGGTGAGCAAGCCGCTTCCAATGACCAGTAAACCCGGAGCAGGAGGAACCAGCGTCCAGGCGGCCTCAACAGCTCCACCTGCAGCTCCTGTATTCCAAAAGCCTCTGGCGCCCCCAGTGAAGAAGGCTCCCTCTGAGTTTGTGGCTCCTGCACCAGTTGCAGCTTCTAAGACTGATAAACCCTCCACGGCTGCTGCCGCAGACACCTCTGGAGCCACAACAAGCACTAATGCAGAGAAAGGCAAGACTGGTGGGTATTTGGAATCTCAGTAAATAAAATTCACTGCAATTCCTTCAATATTTCCCAGAATCCCAGCCTCCGAAGGCAAAGAAAACATGGCAGCTAAGCAACTTTGATATCGGCCGCATGCTGGGCCGCGGAAAGTTTGGAAATGTGTACTTGGCCCGCGAGAAGGAGTCCCAGTTTGTGGTGGCACTGAAAGTTCTCTTTAAGCGTCAAATTGACGAGTCAAAAGTGGAGCACCAGGTGCGCCGTGAGATCGAAATTCAGTCGCATTTGCGACATCCGCACATCCTACGTCTCTATGCCTACTTTCACGATGATGTGCGCATCTATTTGATATTGGAGTACGCGCCCCAAGGTACTCTCTTCAACGCCCTACAAGCTCAGCCTTTGAAGCGCTTCGATGAACGCCAGTCGGCCACTTACATACGCTCCTTGTGCTCGGCTCTTCTTTACCTACACGAACGGGACATCATCCATCGAGACATCAAGCCGGAGAACCTTCTGCTGGGCCACAAAGGCGTTCTCAAGATCGCCGACTTCGGCTGGTCCGTACATGAGCCCAACTCCATGCGCATGACGCTCTGCGGCACGGTCGATTATCTACCTCCAGAAATGGTCCAGGGCAAGCCTCACACCAAGAACGTTGACCTCTGGAGCCTCGGAGTGCTGTGCTACGAACTGCTGGTGGGCCATGCTCCCTTTTTCTCGAAGACGTTTGACGAGACCTACAAGAAGATTCTGAAGGGAGACTATAAGCTGCCGGAGCATGTCTCCAAGGCGGCGGCCCACTTGATTTCCAAGCTTCTGGTGTTGAATCCACTACATCGCCTGCCATTAGACCAGGTGATGGTACACCCCTGGATCCTGGCGCACACGCAGTAAAATTCCCGTTTTGAGTTGTTCTTTCATTGAGTTTAGTTAAGCGGCAGCGCGAATataattaaatcttaaatatttatgtagcCAGCTACCAGAAAATAACATTTATGCATTAAGTTTATTATTATCATTACCAATAaagtttgtgtgtgtttaCAATCATGGCTTAAGTGGCTACCTAATCTCTAGCGAAATGAGTGGGTGCGGCGACAAAAACACAGGCAACATTGCCCAAATGCAGTGCAGCGAGTTATTTTTATCACAGAAAACCaagtacaaaataatattgtacGGAGATGGAAACCACAGGAGTGTCGGTTGATCTTCGATATGAGCGAGAGTTTTGTGATGAAGGTATctgattataaaaattattgcaAGTACACATTATAGATCAAAATAGGTTAGCTATAGCTTTGCGACAAAATTCTTGTAAAGCTGAACCGAGCCAGTCTTAATACTAAATCGTTTCATTCAATGAACTTTCTGCCTCCGGCCTCCTCCCCATCTCAGAGTATTTCCTTTGGGCTTTCGTTGGAGAAGTGGAGTGTGGTGGTCATGAGCTTTAAACTTACTTATAGACTATATGCAGCTTAGGGCGTTCTTACATCGATTTCTTCTAACATTCATTATAATACACATTCAAGTTTCCATCGAATGGTTTATCCAACttcaaaataaattccaaataattcataatttcCATCATGGTTTTCTATAAAGGGCTTGGGTTACTTCTTTGCACACAATCCCGTCCAGGAATCATCCAAGAATCATAAAATATTACACAGTTTAATGTCTAACGGCCTCTCCTCCCTTCTTTCGTGCCGCTGCATTGGAGTAGTCGTCCTCTGCAATTGAGAATTCTTATAGCCCTTTCAGTTTTCTTATAAAACTATAATTCTTACCATCCGGATCCTCATCCATGCCATCTTCCAAATGAATGCCCTCAGGGAATTCCTTTCCTTGGTCAGCCATGATCTCGTTGTTTAGATTGTCGTTTTCCAGCAAGTGCTGCGGTTGCTTTACCGCCACGTCCCccacatcatcatcatcgtcgccCTCAGCTCCCTCACCGCCACCCCCGCCTCCCGCTCCCAGTTGTTCGGCCATTTGCTTGGCCGGCTCATCGGGCACTGGACCAGGACCCTGAGCTGGCAATTCGCCATCGAAGAGGTTCTGACCACCTCCCGCTGCCGGTAGGTTGAAACTGGGCTCGTTCAAGGCGTCTTTGACTTCATGAGCGCCCGAGTCCTCGAGCGGCTTGGGCGCCACACCCAAGTTCCGATTGTTCTCCAGATCATTTACAGCATTGGCATAACGATTGTTGTTCTCGTTCTTGGGCAGCTCCTCGGCGGCAGTGTCCACGTCGACAGCATCCCCCTTACCATCTACTTTGGTGTCCTCAAAGTTGTCAGGAATGGGCGCGACGTTCTCGGGCAGCTTGCGCTCTGGCTTTGCAGGCGGAAGTGCCAGAGGTGGAAGCCCGCTACTGCTGCTACTCGCAACCTTGGGTGCTACCGAGGCGTTGGGCGCCGGAGTGCTGCTCTTGCGCGGAGCACTCAGGGGTGAAACCTGACCGTCGGACAGTTGAGGCTCctcttgctgctgcttctcgcTCAACGCCTTTGGGACAATCTGAAAGTTTTCAACAGAGTTTAGTATCAAGCTATGATTGTTGCGCACAGCGAAGGGCAGCAGTGGCTGCTGTTCTTTCTGCGGCTCGTGTTCCACAATCCCGCCACCAAGGCCCTTAGTTGTATTGTTAGTAGCTGAAGctgtttggttttgttttgggtTAGTTGCTAGCAGATTTACCCCGCCGCCAATCCTGTAGAGGCCGTCACTCACTTGCACTTGGGCGTCGAAGGACTTCTCGTTTCGTGGCTTCTCGATGCTATGGGCTAACTGACCAGGGCTCGAGTGCCGAGTGGTAGGAGTTTGCTCGGCCGGCTTGTttagttgctgctgctgctgtgagTCCTGGTGGCCATGGGCTGGTGCCTCTGCCGGTTGTACTTTCGGTACGTAATGGCAGTTTGCTTTAAATTCCGTAAGGGAACTTTCCAGGGCGTGTATCTTGCGCTCCGAGTCGCGTTGCAGTTTCTCCAGTTTTTCCTAATTTACAAAGAAGGTAGGttataaaaagtttattttttgaataactATTATTACCTTCCAGCCTGCCACTTCCTGTTCTTTGACAGCCTTGTCTTTGTGCACGTCGGCCAGGAGTTTCTGTAGTTTCTGGTCGAAGGTATTGGTGTCGGCGATGTGTTTCTTCTTGCTATTAACGCACTCAGCTTCTAGATCAGCGTACTTGATCTCCAGCAGCTTGTGCTTCTCCAGCTGAGTCTCAAACTTCTCCTGCAGAGCCCGCTCCGTTTCCTGCTGCTTTTGGGCTGCCTCCGCCAGCTGACCTTCGTACTTCTCCTGCAGGCTCATCTTCTCCGTGCGCAGCAAACTCATACGTTTCTCGGCGGTTAGCTTTTCGGCAGTCAAAGCTGCAAAGGCACTTATTAGGGATATGAAATTATGTTTGGAATCAATACCCACATTGCATTTGTACACTGAGACCTTCCTGAAAGGCGCGGCTCTCGTCCAATTGGTGTTGGGACATTTGGTAAATAACAATCATCATGATGAGCACCAGGAACATGCTCATCAGAATGCAGAGACGCACGCGCCCAGTGCGTGCAAAGCGAGTTGAGCTCATTTTTACTTAGAAATACCA
The Drosophila bipectinata strain 14024-0381.07 chromosome 3R, DbipHiC1v2, whole genome shotgun sequence DNA segment above includes these coding regions:
- the LOC108129877 gene encoding uncharacterized protein isoform X1; translation: MSSTRFARTGRVRLCILMSMFLVLIMMIVIYQMSQHQLDESRAFQEGLSVQMQSLTAEKLTAEKRMSLLRTEKMSLQEKYEGQLAEAAQKQQETERALQEKFETQLEKHKLLEIKYADLEAECVNSKKKHIADTNTFDQKLQKLLADVHKDKAVKEQEVAGWKEKLEKLQRDSERKIHALESSLTEFKANCHYVPKVQPAEAPAHGHQDSQQQQQLNKPAEQTPTTRHSSPGQLAHSIEKPRNEKSFDAQVQVSDGLYRIGGGVNLLATNPKQNQTASATNNTTKGLGGGIVEHEPQKEQQPLLPFAVRNNHSLILNSVENFQIVPKALSEKQQQEEPQLSDGQVSPLSAPRKSSTPAPNASVAPKVASSSSSGLPPLALPPAKPERKLPENVAPIPDNFEDTKVDGKGDAVDVDTAAEELPKNENNNRYANAVNDLENNRNLGVAPKPLEDSGAHEVKDALNEPSFNLPAAGGGQNLFDGELPAQGPGPVPDEPAKQMAEQLGAGGGGGGEGAEGDDDDDVGDVAVKQPQHLLENDNLNNEIMADQGKEFPEGIHLEDGMDEDPDEDDYSNAAARKKGGEAVRH
- the LOC108129877 gene encoding uncharacterized protein isoform X3; amino-acid sequence: MSSTRFARTGRVRLCILMSMFLVLIMMIVIYQMSQHQLDESRAFQEGLSVQMQSLTAEKLTAEKRMSLLRTEKMSLQEKYEGQLAEAAQKQQETERALQEKFETQLEKHKLLEIKYADLEAECVNSKKKHIADTNTFDQKLQKLLADVHKDKAVKEQEVAGWKEKLEKLQRDSERKIHALESSLTEFKANCHYVPKVQPAEAPAHGHQDSQQQQQLNKPAEQTPTTRHSSPGQLAHSIEKPRNEKSFDAQVQIVPKALSEKQQQEEPQLSDGQVSPLSAPRKSSTPAPNASVAPKVASSSSSGLPPLALPPAKPERKLPENVAPIPDNFEDTKVDGKGDAVDVDTAAEELPKNENNNRYANAVNDLENNRNLGVAPKPLEDSGAHEVKDALNEPSFNLPAAGGGQNLFDGELPAQGPGPVPDEPAKQMAEQLGAGGGGGGEGAEGDDDDDVGDVAVKQPQHLLENDNLNNEIMADQGKEFPEGIHLEDGMDEDPDEDDYSNAAARKKGGEAVRH
- the LOC108129877 gene encoding uncharacterized protein isoform X2, with translation MSSTRFARTGRVRLCILMSMFLVLIMMIVIYQMSQHQLDESRAFQEGLSVQMQSLTAEKLTAEKRMSLLRTEKMSLQEKYEGQLAEAAQKQQETERALQEKFETQLEKHKLLEIKYADLEAECVNSKKKHIADTNTFDQKLQKLLADVHKDKAVKEQEVAGWKEKLEKLQRDSERKIHALESSLTEFKANCHYVPKVQPAEAPAHGHQDSQQQQQLNKPAEQTPTTRHSSPGQLAHSIEKPRNEKSFDAQVQVSDGLYRIGGGIVPKALSEKQQQEEPQLSDGQVSPLSAPRKSSTPAPNASVAPKVASSSSSGLPPLALPPAKPERKLPENVAPIPDNFEDTKVDGKGDAVDVDTAAEELPKNENNNRYANAVNDLENNRNLGVAPKPLEDSGAHEVKDALNEPSFNLPAAGGGQNLFDGELPAQGPGPVPDEPAKQMAEQLGAGGGGGGEGAEGDDDDDVGDVAVKQPQHLLENDNLNNEIMADQGKEFPEGIHLEDGMDEDPDEDDYSNAAARKKGGEAVRH
- the aurA gene encoding aurora kinase C produces the protein MSHPNNNVLRPKDNALSWKPENSAHVLGLQKKNLLQTKKPNGENLAPAVSKPLPMTSKPGAGGTSVQAASTAPPAAPVFQKPLAPPVKKAPSEFVAPAPVAASKTDKPSTAAAADTSGATTSTNAEKGKTESQPPKAKKTWQLSNFDIGRMLGRGKFGNVYLAREKESQFVVALKVLFKRQIDESKVEHQVRREIEIQSHLRHPHILRLYAYFHDDVRIYLILEYAPQGTLFNALQAQPLKRFDERQSATYIRSLCSALLYLHERDIIHRDIKPENLLLGHKGVLKIADFGWSVHEPNSMRMTLCGTVDYLPPEMVQGKPHTKNVDLWSLGVLCYELLVGHAPFFSKTFDETYKKILKGDYKLPEHVSKAAAHLISKLLVLNPLHRLPLDQVMVHPWILAHTQ